Genomic segment of Malus domestica chromosome 15, GDT2T_hap1:
CGTCCGCCGGGTTATCGCTGTTGACGAATGCGAAGCCTTCTACATAGTCAAACGAGTCGCCGCCGTGGTCCTGCCGAGTTACCAGCAACTCGGCCTCCCGAGTGAAGTCGTCAAACTCGGTGTACACCAGCCTTATCCATCTCACCTAATcacataattaattaaccttaaTTACTTTACGTAAATGTTAATGCAGCCatttttaaaactaatttgggaaaaataaaaaataaaaaatttgaaatctgaAATTACTTACCATGTCCGGGGCTGGTTGGAGAAGAACCCTAGCTTTGGTGATGATACCGAACTGACCAAGTCCGCCGAGCGCGCCGAAAAACAGCTCCGAGTTTTCCGTTTCGGAGCAGTTAAAAATTTCGCCTTTCCCTGTAACGACTTCTAACTCCGTTACGTTCGACGTTTGCGGACCATAACGGAAAGCCTGACCGCTGACGCCCGCGTTGGATAACGTCCCGCCCACCGTCAAGCTCAAGTAATCCGTCCACGACCGCGGCGCCATCCCGTACTCGAAAACGCACCGCTTCAGCACGTCTTCCCATAATGCCCCTCCCGACACGTCAGCGTAGAAGGAGCCATCCCTGGCCCTCACAACCCGGAAATGCTCCCCCAACGACCGCATGTCCAAGACGAGGCCTCGATTCGCCATAGCCTGGCCGTTGATCGAGTGGCCGTTGCCGCGCGCCGCGACCGTTAGATTCGACGACCTCGTAGCCGCCTTCACCACCCTTGCCACATCTTCTACACCCGCCGGCCGAAGAAAGGCTAGCGGCGAGATGGAATTCATTCCGCCAAAGTCTCTGGCTGCATCCGCGCCGCAGTCGGCGACGCTGCCCTGGAGGTCCAGTGCCTTGGAGAGGCTTGAGACGCCGCCATCGGGCCTGGATTCGGAGTCGTTTTCGTGGACGAAGCACTCCACGTAAGCTATCATCTTCGCCGGAAAAATAACAGAAACAGAATTTCTGAGGCGCTTTAAGCTTCGATTCcgctctctctctagaattcgAACTTTCTCTTTCTAGAAAGCTTAGTTTGTCCTGTGTCAgacagtagagagagagagagagagagagagagagagagagagtagtagAGTAGTAGTACTCTTTTGCTTGCTTTGCTCTCTGTGGTGGTTACGGTTTGGAGTTTACGCTTAAATAGCGGCTGATTCGCGTGTCACTCCCCCtgagaaattaaaatttcattttttaacttaattattcatttttttaaaatttaattatttaaatatttgattttttgagGCGTTTCAGTGTTTGAGAATTCAATGGaacctattttttatttttgcactCAACTTAAAAATGTCTTTAGTGGAATTTCAACTTTgccattaaataaataaaaagaatttaaaaaatgaaactgttattagcactttaaaaatttcattatacattcctattttctttctaattatagaaagtttggagtgcaaaatgagatttttggaacgccaataacaattctcttaaaaaaaataaaatttgtaggATGGCCTTAGCTACCATCGGGAAAACAGGAGGAACGAGATTTTCACCAGTGCACCTTTCCATTTTTTAGGGCAAATGCAATTGAAGCTCCCGTGAAAATTGATGATCTCCTTTATCTCTTTCTTGTTTCCCCATATGAACTTGGATCCAATCAATCGAAAATGAGAGAGGCTAATTTGAAGTGGGTTTGATGATAACATATTGGGGGAGCCATATTCGGCGTCGATGCTGACACTAGGGCTAATAGAGTATGATAATTCATATATATCTCAAGGGTAATGAAAAGGGGAAGGAGAGAAAGATAAGGAAAAGAATTGACGAACAAACTCATTGGAAAATTTTGCCAACATCTGGTTGTATTTGGTTTGCAGGAAATAATGAGAGATGGGATTAGGGTTATTgggtagggataaaaacaccaatacctattttatttatttatttaaagacAAATCTAAGAGTTTAATGGAGAAaattgtttagttagttgtaaaaataaaataatttggtccaaataattttttttaattaattaattgaaaaattattgaaatCAGGAGGTATAGGTCCAGTGTCCTGTTTAATTTGTGATCCTATCGACATCCTCTGTCTGCCACTTTCCACATAATATATAAAAGAATTTAGTTATTGTAATTTTATCGATTTcgaatttttgttttcttccgaGCTGGTAGCGCATGATTACTTGGTTAAGTGATCATTAGTGGAAATCCTCTTTCGTATGCCTTGTTTCATTCTCTATTATTattgtcatgttttgttttgtagtaCAACTGGAGGATGTAagttttatctaatttttttttccttttaaaaggAAATCAGCTGGTAGTTTTGTTATACCAGTTTATTTTTTTAGGAGACTAATAAGACTCACAAATACATTTCAGTCTCTTTGATAATTACCGTGTGATTCACCAGCGTCAGAAATTGAACTATAATGTGCTGGGTGAAATACATGATTGATATTCATCCATGACCACTGAGTTGTTATCTATCCAATTAATTGTTGATTAGATTGACATTTGATGACACATCATCGTACTAGAATTTTGATGGATAAGTTGAGGGGATTGTTTGCTTTTGCTCGTCTCTTTGATTATAATGTATGCTTGGCCTGGTAATTTTCTGTACATACTTACCTTTGATTTTAGGAAATGGATAAGaagattatatttttaaattatattttgtaaattatataatGTAGGTGTTGGTGgttggattatttttttaatggatCAAACAAAAAATCTAATTATCAACAAGTTGTTGGTTTTCTTTTTGAATAAATTTTCGTCCTCCTATTTGCTTTACGAAAAACAAAATAGGAATTTGGTAAGAGAAATTCTGCGCTACCTACAAAAAATGGGGTTGTAAAATTTAATGAGAGGGTTGTTGTTATTTTAATGATGCATGCATGTCACATGCAAGTTATAATTATTCGTCTATTTTGGCCAGCATTGTAACTTTAGTTTTACACGATTTAACTGAAATGTGTAAAACCCTaaatctaaatttaatattCTCAGGTCCTTTTGCCTCGTGAGTTTTAAAATACTTTAGGTTTTAGCCGTAGAAAACAAGCATAGCGACGATCTTTAATACGTACAAACTTCCGATTTTCTTTGTCTCATAAACTATACGCATATCTGACATCCAATGATGAAAATAAAATATGGTTTTCTattcctcttttcttttttcgtaAGCATATGTAAAAGTTGTAATTTTACCAgttaaaagaaatgaaaaaaaaaaaaaaaactaaggaaTCAGGAAACTTTGGAATATGTGAAGTAAGGAAACGGAATCGATGAAattggggttccaccataaaatcaattggcaatatagggagtagcccaatatcatataagcacatagcaaacattGTCCCTCACTAATGTGGGACAACCCTCAATAAGCCCCCGCACGTGTGGCGGATTTTCAAACATACACATGGACAACAAATGGGTGACATGGAGCGCGTGTGACCGTTAGGCTTCACACGTGAACAACcttgctttgataccatgatgaaattgagattccaccataaaatcaattggcaatataggaAGTAGCCCAAGATCATATAAACTCGTAACAAACTTTGTCCCTCatcaatgtgggacaactctcaacaaaaCTAACTAGTTCTACCGAGTTGATTCCTAATTTCATGTTTACAAATCTTGAGTAACCACAACATGGTGGATCAATGATTGTGTAGGAATTTTAGACCAGTATTCCATACAAcacgttatgtatttgatttcTAGCGCTAGTGAATCATACAATAGTGGCTAAGAGGATattgaaatgcctctgtgaatCTTCTCGACCCCTGAAAGAGTGGACTGCAGTGAGAAAACTACCAGATGGTCCCATTTTAAATAGAGATTACAGTTCTTGAGGGGGAACCAACATTGTTTCAATTCTATATGCGTTAGAAGGCACAAGGTTACTTAGAAATGACTATAGAAGCACATAACTCAAGAATCAGAATGCTTCTAATGGttcaaattctttttctttgcaaataaatatatattgattttttataataACACGATTGATGCTCTATGTATGAGATTTTATTCCTTAGTTTTTTCAGTTTATCTATATAAGGTCACATTAAAATAAGGGTTCTTTAGAGAAAGACCCTTGAAACTCctattttccaaacaaaaacccacctaatagtaaatattcaaataaaacccaaaattcaaatagaCTACCATGTAGACAAATATATAACCAATTATTACAacatatttacaacttatgccacaaaaccctaattatgtcaataaatattattagTCACCCTAATTATGATTAGCAATTAACCCCATATGGAAATTTACCTTTCTTGTATCATAAATATTAgtaacatgtatatatatacattaatTTATCCATATTCATAAACAATTATGGGCACATTTTtcgtatgaaaaaaaaattgttttgtataatcagttattttgcatcaaataatatggtttgataaaaaaaacaaaccaatTAATGTTCTTtatgttgtaggtaaattattttacatagattagacattttttatttgttattatatatgcatgttaaaaataattaatctatatttatatgttaattttgaatcaaatagcattTATTTTGTAGGCAAATTAACATAGTAGTTACATTATTTTGGTCAAGTTAAACAGTGCCTAAATTATTTCGTAAAAACTAAACCAAGACAAATTATCACCATTAAAATGAAACAATAGAtcgttatttttttatttgattaaacaataggtaaattaagttaaatatcagagtgcgcaatgaacgagactaacaaaataagaatattattaaacaaacgagaatgccgaaacggctacaaaaccctaagagactacattgtgactaacttattcTCTCTGAATAACAAAGctctctatttataataaactaaccctagtcCCTAATAAGCAAGGAaatgaaaacctaattctaatggGCAAGAAACTCTAATATCCTTGACCCacaagaaaaccataaacaataataaaataataactaattttccaacaGCCCCCGTCAtactcatggcggtacacgtcatgagtttgccaacaagtagATGCAGATGCAAGACTCCAAATTTCAGTGCTAGTGCCGATGTCGATGCCAATGCCGATGCCAATGCCAATGCCAATGCTGATACCGATGCTGATGTCAATACAAATACCAATGCTAATGCCAATTCCAACTtccgaacaaacaaacaaaaattcaattcaccaCGTTCACAACGTCACTTGAGTGGTCTCCAATCCAAGTACTCGAGCGATCGTCGCGGTAGGAACAACAGACCAGCCAAACAAAAAACTCAACAGTAGCTCCAATTAACAAGTCCCAATAGCAGCAACATGTGAGCTcgaaacatttaaaaaaaaaacaaccaattttttttcttgcccGTGTGGGCACAAAGTCAAAACCTCAAAAACAAAGCATTTTCTTCTATTTCCCTTTTGTCTTTTCCTCCTCATTTTTCTATTTCATTtcgtttttccttttttttttctattttttttctttttctggatcTTCTTTAAAGTTTCAAACAGCAGCAATACTGCAAAATGGGTTTTGCAGCTGCAGCTCTGTATGACGGCCTTCAACAGGGCAAACTACATATGCTGGTCAAATTCAAACGGGTCTGATACAGTGCAAGTGCAAACAGTCGGATTTGTGCTGGGATTCAAGTGGTGGTTCTGCAAGGTGGGGGCGAACTCGATCCAAGTGGTCCTCGGGTCTGGGCGGTGATGCAGCGGTGGGGCTGGATGGATTCGAATATGCAGGGAAGCAGCGGATTCAACATGTGGTGGAGTGGACAAATAAATTTCAGCAGCGGGTCCGTGCAGATGGTTCAACGGTCCATATGCAGAAACGTTGTGGGATGCGAGTCAGGTGCAGGTTCATAAGCAGGAGTACAGAACAAGAATGAATGATGACAAAGGcaaacaaattgataccaacGAGAACGGATTGAACCCTAAGGATCgaacccgctctgataccaagttgaatatcagagtgtgcaatgaacgagactaacaaaataagaatattattaaacaaacaagaatgtCGAAATTGCTACAAAACcttaagagactacattgtgactaacttattctctatgaataacaaagctctctatttataataaactaaccctagtcCCTAATAAGCAAAGAAacgaaaacctaattctaatggGCAAGAAACTCTAATATCCTTGGCCCacaagaaaaccataaacaataataaaataataactaattttccaacaaattatattgtaggtacattatgtttgtaaaaaaaaaataggaaaattgaaagtagtagatatattatttttaaccaaatttcctttatttgtaggtgaattatttgcatgcattatatatattataaatttcttttgaatcaaataacatttctttaattttataagtaaattattttgcatgtattattactGGACAAATTTTATAGTGCCCTTTCAGATTTTCATTTGGGTAAGAAAATGAcaagattaaattaaaattgtaaaatgttatgcaaatttgaaaaacaagtaCAAAATCTTAACGAAAGTATAACAttagtgcttttttttttgttccaagAAGCATTAACATAGAATTTGTTATGATATATCAATATGCAATGATTTTAAACTTCAAAGCATATATTTTTAACTAATCCCTCCCTTCAAATCTGCATAGAATTTAATGTATACATTAAAACTGTAATTAGGGGTGTTTAAGGCATCtaaaaaatgcaaaatgtgTAAAGGCAAAtagaattaatgaatttgcttatgtggagCTTAGTCATTGGGTTTTATTCAGGTAAAAAGACTATGTCGGGTTTTATGTAAAGAAACTTGAATTTCAGgggctaaagtcatattttcagtcAAAATAATGCCAACTTTCTCTTATTTACATAAATTAATTCACAACTTAAGACTCTATTACTATGCGAAAGGATTAGCAGATGGACTTGGTGCTGTATTTGGGGGACACTAGGCAGATAGTATAAGGGACGTTTGATGAGTTCAAGTTCATGAGCCAATATTATATTAACCTGCTTAAGCATTTGCGTTttcatattttatatttaatcgcttaaatattttatttttcattcaattgttgacattgatatatttatatacacacATGTATATTCCCATAGTCAACAAAAGTAGCACGCCTTCCTTAATGCTTGTACACTACCACGGCTTTCGCTATAAACTAACTAACTATTATATGACGAAAGATTTTATTAGGTGAGTTTCATTTGTTggtttaataataatataaacaaAAGTAAGACATCGACCTAAACAAACAAGTGGAGTTGAAATGGTATTTCGATGACTAAGTAATTGTAATAGAAGAAAtatgttgttttgttttattggaATAATAGaagaaaaatttaggttttcAGAAGTTGAGCTACATGTAAACTTGTCTGTCAGATATTCAGAGAGACAAGTAATTGGCTCACCCCTAACCATACCGATATTGTCTCAACCTAATCACTTATTAATAGTAGTTgagttttatcataaaaaactTTGGTGTTATTATGAGTGAAACCATACACTTacatattgtattttatttgcTTAATTCTCCGATGTGGGACTTATAttcaacacgccccctcacaGGGAAACACTACATAGTAGGCCACATGTGCAACCAATCTCACATCGGACATTAAGCGTGAAAGCATGGTGTGCCTTATCTCGACAACTTGGGCACGACACGAATCCTGACCCAGAGTCAAACCCACCCTAATACTATATATGTTAGCTAGATTTCAAAGAGACAGGTCATTGACCCACTTCTAACACACTGATATTGTCTCAACTTAACCACTTATAGGAgttgggttttatcacaaaaagccTTGGAATTATTAGAATGGAACCATACACTtatatattgtattttattttctcaattcCCCCACAAAAAGGCTTGGAATGATTAGAATGGAACCATACACTTATATATcgtattttattttctcaattcCCCCATGTAGGATTTATCTTCAACATTGCCAGGGTCTAACTTTCACGTGGCTTCATGTAATTAGCTTACAAAGTTTAAATTTAATATGGTGATTAACAAACATCCCAACCAACAATAATATTTATATTCTACTTTTGTCAGAGGATATTTAAAGTTCACAATATTTATTTCTGTGAACTCGATATTTAGTTGTGACAAATTCTCATTCTCTGTAAAATAATCCAAATATAACCTTTTTTCGTAAAACAAAAGCACCATTCCAATATTCTGATAAGCACCAATTGAACTtggttttggaaagaaaaaagaagctgATTTTGAAACAAAATGCCTCATGCATATGTTGTGACCACGCACTTTGTAAGACTTCAAACTAGatgttaaataattaaaaaatgttCATTAAGTCAACAACTTATGTTATATCTCAAATATTCTATACTTTGTATTATTAAAATTGTTCATTAAGTCAACAACTTATGTTAAAGATTCATGAAGCTAACATATCTCAAATTTATAGTTGAAAACTTGGAATATTATTCAATTATTTATATTTCATTGGTTctaatctctttttttttcctcgaGTAATGTTAGGCAGACTAtaattgtaaactaaataatgtgtcaccaataaaaaataagtatgtTAAGCAACACTTAAGtcagggtaatgctagggagaccaaatgTGTAGACtaattgtaaactaaatgacatgaaagttgatgattgaattattacttaattgTTTGTTAGCgggcttatttcttattggtgacacatcatttcgttcgtaaatgattattttttaacaaacgatattatctacaccaaAGGGGTTGGGGGGTGAGCTTAGcttcacaatgggttagcaataatatagttcatattcgcatttggcgagaataaaacctaagacttctcacttaaaaatgaagaggaataccactaaaccataGTATTAAGTGGCAGTTTGTAAATTAATCTAGCTTCCTAGCAATACTCcctaagtaataatccaatcatcaattttcatgtcatttagttcaCAAAagttagtctacaaatttagtctcttagcattacccttttttctttctttttaattttgcaTTAGAA
This window contains:
- the LOC103455779 gene encoding cytokinin dehydrogenase 7; the protein is MIAYVECFVHENDSESRPDGGVSSLSKALDLQGSVADCGADAARDFGGMNSISPLAFLRPAGVEDVARVVKAATRSSNLTVAARGNGHSINGQAMANRGLVLDMRSLGEHFRVVRARDGSFYADVSGGALWEDVLKRCVFEYGMAPRSWTDYLSLTVGGTLSNAGVSGQAFRYGPQTSNVTELEVVTGKGEIFNCSETENSELFFGALGGLGQFGIITKARVLLQPAPDMVRWIRLVYTEFDDFTREAELLVTRQDHGGDSFDYVEGFAFVNSDNPADGRPSVPLDPQETFDAAHLPRTAGPILYCLELARHYRKTDHSSTVDTGVNRLLGGLGFVEQLKFQVDISYVEFLLRVKRAEEHAKANGIWDAPHPWLNMFVSKSDIADFDRTVFKKILKDGIGGPMLVYPLRRSKWDTRTSVVLPESEIFYIVALLRFTPPYPKGPSSENLVAQNQEITQYCTKKGFDFKLYLPHYRSSEDWKRHFGNDRWSRFVERKMCFDPMAILAPGQKIFSRVPQP